The Nerophis ophidion isolate RoL-2023_Sa linkage group LG21, RoL_Noph_v1.0, whole genome shotgun sequence region ATGAGTTAATGCTAAAACTAATACTCTATGATGCTAAATCCctgagctaatgctaacactagcgcTCTTTGATGAGGAATTCATGAGTTTAATCTAACACTAATACTCTATGATGCTAAATCCCTGagctaatgctaacgttagcgcTCTTTGATGATGAATACATGAATTAATGCTAACACTAATACTCTATGACGCCAAATCCCTGAACTAATGCTAACGCTAGTGCTCTTTGATGATGAATACATGAGTTAATGCTAACACGAATACTCTATGATACTAAATCCCTGAACTAATGCTAACGCTAGTGCTCTTTGATGATGAATTCATGAGTTAATGCTAAAACTAATACTCTATGACGCTAAATCCctgagctaatgctaacactatcGCTCTTGATGATTAATTCATGAATTAATGCTAACACTAATACTCTATGACGCTAAATCCCTGAACTAATGCTAACGCTAGCGCTCTTTGCTGATGAACTCATGAGTTAATGGTAACACTAACACTCGATGATGCTAAATCCctgagctaatgctaacattagcgctcTTTGATGATGAACTCATGAGTGAATGCTAACACTCTATGATGCGAAATCCCTGAGCTAATGCTAATGGTAGCACTCTTTGATAATGAATTCATGAGTTAGTGCTAACACAAATACTTTATGATGCTAAATCCCTCAGCTAATGCTAGCGCTCGTTGATGATAATTACATGAGTTAATGCTAAAACTAATACTCTATGATGCTAAATCCCTGAGCTAGTGCTAACACTAGCGCTCATGATTAATTCATGAATTAATGCGAACAGTAAAACTCTATGACGCTAAATCCCTGACCTAATGCTAACGCTAGCGCTCTTTGCTGATGAACTCATGAGTTAATGCTAACACTAACAGTCGATGATGCTAAATCCCtgagctaatgctaatgctagcacTCTATGATGATGAATTCATGAGTTAGTGCTAACACGAATACTCTATGATGCTAAATCCCTCAGCTAATGCTAGCGCTCGTTGATGATCAATACATGAGTTAATGCTAACACTTATAATCTATGATGCTAAATACATGAGCTAgtgttattgattgatttattgtacagtacgtattctgtacaattgaccactaaatggtaacacccgaataagtttttcaacttgtttaagtcggggtccacgttaatcaattcatggtaaaatgctAGTACTTTATGATGCTGAATCCCTCAGCTAATACTAATGTTAGTACTTTATGGTTTTGACTCCCTGAGCTAATGCTAACGCTAGTACTCCTTAATGCTGAATCCCCTCGCTAATGCTAATGCTTGTACTTTATGATGTTGAATCCCTCAGATAATTCTAATGTTAATGCTCCATGATGCTAAATCCCTGAGCTTATACTAATACTACTACACCATGACGTTGAAAAGCTGAACTGACGTTCGTACTTTATGATGCTTAATACCTGAGCTAATGCTAACTCGAGTACTTCAGGATGCTGAATCCCTGAGGTAATGCTATCTCTCCTACTCTATTGTGCTGAAAACCTGAACTAACActagtactttaaaggcctactgaaattagattatcttatttaaacggggatagcaggtccattctatgtgtcgtacttgatcatttcgcgatattgccatatttttgctgaaaggatttagtagagaacatcgatgataaagttctcaacttttggtcgctaataaaaaagccttgcctttaccggaagtatgtgcgtgtgacgtcacgggtgtgagggctcctcacatcctcacattgtttataatgtgagccaccagcagtaagagcaattcggaccgagaaagcgacaatttccccattaatttgagcgaggatgaaagatttgtggatgaggatattgatagtgaaggactaggaaaataataataaaataaaaagcgacggctccgggcggtggcagtgtgagctTTTCAGatataattaaacacatttactaggataattctggaagatcccttaactggttattgttttaatagtgctttagtgagattgtaaagacatacctcaaagtcggatggctgcggtgaacacgccagtgtctcagagagaagccgaggagccgagctcacagctgccttttttgacagctactgcaggaggacgcataatccactgatgtctccggtaagatatatatcccaattttcccatccaaaaacatgctggttgaccgctctgttccatagtaaagcttcacaacaaacaaagaaacaccggctgtgactcggtgctaaagacagctgcaatccaccgctttccaccaacagcattcttctttatagtctccattattaattgaacaaattgcaaaagattcagcaacacagatgtccaaactactgtgtaattatgcaatgaaaagagacaacttttagcgttaatatgtcccctccaaccaataacgccacaaacacacgtcatcattccgcgacgttttcaacaagaaacaccgcggaaaatttaaaattgtaatttagttaacaaaaccggccgtattggcatgtgttgcaatgttaatatttcatcattgatatataaactatcagactgcgtggtcggtagtagtgggtttcagtagtcctttaataTGCTGAAGCCTTGCGCATATGCTAACGCTAATACTCCATGATGCTCCATACTAGTGCTACTACAGTACGACGATGAAAACCTGAACTAATTGAATCCCAGAGCTTGTGCTAACACTAGCACTCCGTGATGCTAAATTCATGAGCTAATGCTAACCCCTGTGCCATATGGTGCTGGAGACTGAGCTAATGCTAGTGCTCCACAATACTAATGCTATGAAGCTATTTTTTTCCAGATGCATGTTGTACGTACGAGGTAACATGGACTGTGAcacactttttgattgattgattgattgattgatacttttattagtagattgcccagttcagtacatattccgtaaaattgaccactaaatggtaacacccgaataagtttaagtccacgttaatcaattcatggcttcctgtcttctgtctgctgtagTTGAAGTTGCCAACAGTTTTGCTCTCGTGGGTCTGGACCAGTTGGAGAAGACATTTCCCTTCCTGAACCAGTCCACAGGCGAGGTTGTGATAGTGTCGCCCGGCGCCGCCATGTTTGTCGTTGACTTTGATGTTCAGTGTTGGTCCCTGTGGTTGCCATGTTAATCGGGCCTGTCCGGGCTCCTCCACCAGGTGATGGGTCACTTGAAAGACGCCTTTTTCCTGACGCTGGACGATGTGCAGCTGTGGATGGTGGACGGAATGGATGGCGCCCTGGACCAGCTGGAGCGCCTGTCTCACTCTGCCTGGATGGTAGTGCGACAGCTGCAGGACTCTCAAGTTGGCCGCGCTGCCACGTTTGGCCTGGACGATGTGCTGACCCGCATTGAGAACGCCACCGCCTACTACCTGCCCCTCCCGCCCACCCTGCGTGAGGACCACCATGTGACCTGCACGGATGTCGGAGCCTCATCATGATGGTTTGTTATTGTCAGGTCGCGAGTGGGAAATGAGAGTCCAGGAGTACGAGGATGAGGACCACGACGAAGAGCCCGGCATATGGACTAGGGTCCGCAGCCTCCTGCTGGGTCTCAGTCTGCAGTTGTACCACCGCATGATGAAGATACAAAAGCAGCTGGAGGAAGCCTACAGAACGCTGGGAGACGCCGCTGACACGGTAAGGCCGCTGGAAAAAAATGCTCagctcaaacttttttttttaggaggCCACAGCGTCTGTGAACCACGTCTGGTTTGTCGCCCTCGCAGGTTGGTCTGGGACGTGTCATGGAGCTGGTGGGCGATCTTTTGCAATACTTGCAAAGACTCCTGGTGGCACTACTGTACCGTGCCGAGAGTCTCAGGGAGCTGACCCTGGGCAGTGTTAGAGGTCAAGTAATCATGTTGATGGAGCTGCGTCCAGTGCGTCAGGTTCGAGAGCTCCCGGTACAGGTCCAGCATCTCCTTGGAGACCTGCAAGAACTCTCCAAGATCCTTCTGCAGCTCATCATCAATGCTACGCCACTGTACAACATGGTGAGGTCACtagaatagaaaagaatagactttattgtcattatatttgcatataacaggattaaagactccaacttaaggtgtggttgtgggaacaaatatggagtAAAATACATAACACAAGAtctaataaaggaaaaactaacaattgaaataaacagactactatccaataaaaataacaataaggtgcggttgtgggaacaaatatggagtaaaataaataacacaagaggaaaaactaacaatttaaataaacagactactatccaataaaaatgacaagcaatcctgtacaatatacaaaacaatatacacaatcctgtacaatatacaaaacaatatacacaatcctgtacaatatacagaacaagaaaagagtaccgaagtaataaataacaatcagtggtGGCGTCTCTGCGCTAGGCTCACACTTAATTCTGGTACTTGACTGGTGTTAACTGAGTGTCCCCACATGCTAAACTAGGCTAACTTCGAAGCATTGTTATGTGTCAGCTTCAACAGCCCTCTGAGAAGGAGGTGGAGGACTTCCTGAACCAGGAGGACCTCCGGTCCGACAGCTCGTCCCGCCGCAACTCCGCCAATAGCCTCTTCTTGAAGGCAATGGATGGACGTCCTCTGCGCCGCAGGAGTCTGTTCTCTCGGGCCGTCCGCAGTCCCGGACCCGATACCAACACCGGCAGGCGTTCCAGCCTAAAGCAGGACTCGGAGGCGGAAGGTTCCCCTCTCCCGTCCGAAGGCACCGCTTATCGCAGACCCTCTGCCACCGAGCTGCTTCTAACGCCTCTCAAGCAGTTCGTCTCTCAGAGCCAAAAAGCCTTCGAGTACCTGAACCCCAACACGGCCGAAGAGTGCAGCAACGGCACCACCGACTGATTAGCGCACCGTCCCGCTTCTCCCCCGCTCATCCTCACCTGATGCTGTCTGCAGCCTCTGACACATTAAGcttaaagggcaacattatcacaatttctgaagggttaaaaccaataaaaatcagttcccagtggcttaatttatttttcgaaatttttctcaacattttacccatcacgcaatatcccgatttataccatcgctatatccacccgtctattgtcctgtgacgtcactgcgtgaagccaccagaaacaaatatggcggatagcacagaaaagtatagcatagtagctcggattcagactcggatttcagcggggCAAGCGATTAaagagattacgcatgtattgaaatggatggttggagtgtggaggcagatagcgaaaacgaaattgaagaagaaactaaagctattgagccatattgcTTTGAACCGTATACAAACGAAACcgacacgggaggaagcgaggacgaattcggcgatcaccttctaaccaacgattggtatgtgtttgtttggcattaaatgtgggtggagggaaagctcaaatatagctacaaatgaggcataatgatgcaatatgtacatacagctagcctaaatagcatgttagcatcgattagcttgcagtcatgttggaccaaatatgtctgattagcacactccacataagtcaataacatcaacaaaactcacctttgtgcattcacgctcgttggaaatgcatctgctttgagtatcgcaggatatccacacattcttgccatctctgtcgtagcatagctgtcgtcggtaaagtgtgcggaacaaacggtcatcgctctgacagcgaacaattgaaaagcgtttaaatcgccaaattcacccttttagagttcggaaatcggttaaaaaaacacatggtcttttttctgcaacatcaaggtatattgacgcttacataggtctggtgataatgttcccctttaacattttatttgtattattattttaacgtCTCCGCCGCGTTCAGTGCTTGTGAGTGTGTAAACCCTCTCCGACCAAGCCATCGTCAAACAGGCGACCGCTAACGCCTGCGGACTGATACAACGTGACGAGCTAGCAGATGAGCTAAGAGCTAAGTGTTACACAAGCTTTGATGTTCCGCACCATTGACTGGCTGCTAACGAGCACTCGCACTAGCTTTTAAACTAGCTCTCCTTGAGGGGGCGTGTCTTAATGGAAGATGGAGTTTGTCGTTGAAATGTTCTCCAATAAAGCTTTGACTGCCTTCCCCACCTCACTGCTCGTCTTCATCACATTCCTCCTGCCGTTCACCTGGAGCATACTTGctaactttgagacctccgatttcggggggtgaggggtggggcggaggcgtggttaagaggggagccaatttaccaactcgagtatttcatatatatttcatatatatatatatacatatatatatgtatgaaatacttgactttcagtgaattctagctatatatatttatgatattatatatataaataaaataaatagttgaatttcatacggcacctatcaaatacgtgggcttcaggaatcagaacagactccccattcgccgtcaggtgcgcaacaccacgtaaatcgttgaccaatcaaaaagcaaccccataacgcaatagccaacattcaccagaagatggcgacagacaacatagatcactctattacagactgcGTCGCCATGGCtttaacttcctcgttcttctgcttcgtctccttgtgtgtgcagttttttttattaaaatccatagatgttgtaacgtaattgggcaggcaagctgtttatataacaggaaagcggacatgaaaacagactgtccccactcatgtccgcatggagctggagggggcgtggcctccagctctggctgaattttgggagaaaatttcttccgggaggttttaggGAGAggccctgaatttcgggagtatcccggaaaatccgggagggttggcagggtgtgtgtgtgtccacaaaCTTGAGATCTCGCTTTGTCTTGCATCATAGTTTTGGTGGAGAGGACCGTAATATTAGTTCAAACAAAAGTCAACAGTCAAAAGGTGTCCATCAGCGCGGGTATCCTTATCCAAAGGCCAGTGCAGGGTGGGAGGGAAAATGCAGATTAAGATGTTTGGGTCAATGCTTGTCTACTCGAATTGTCTAATGATGACCCTCTaattcatgggtgtcaaactctggcccgcgggccaaatttcacttggcccttgaggcaatatcaaattaagattagagctggcccgccgctgtaacactgtATTCACCgccaatactcttacttgccaaccctcccgattttcccgggagactcccgaagttcagtgcccctcccgaatttcatccgggacaaaaatatttggggtgggctttaaaggcactgcctttggcgttctctacaacctgtctccacgtccgcttttcctccatacaaacagcgtgccggccggcccagtcgcataatatatgcggttcatacatacacacaggtgaatgcaatgcatacttggtcaacagccatacaggtcacactgagggtggccgtataaacaactttaacactgttacaaatatgcgccacactgtgaacccacaccgaacaagaatgacacatttcgggagaatatccacaccgtaacacaacataaacactacagaacaaccTGCTTCCCGGTTTTTGCTGATGCGGTGCGCTCCCGCCAGAAAACGTTATGCAAATGAGTAATGCCCACGAAGATGATATGCGAATGCTCCGAGTTCTGAACTCATTTATTTTGCGTTGATCAACATCAAATCAATCCCATTGGATCAATTATGAGAAATTTTATGTTTCACTgactaaatatatatgtgtatattttaaaACTAGATATTTTTGAATAAATTCAACAATACTTAAATGTGTCACATCTAAGAAGGGCTTGAATCATTTTTTTGGAGTGTAGAATGTAATTGGGGTGTGCAGGTGGCTCCGCCTACAGGAACGCCAAACATGGTCGTTACAAAGAACACAACAGTAGAGACAatgtacaagtacacacacaACGCTTTCCAACGTCATTCACGCCGGTCGGCGGTGTTGAGGAAGGAGGCGGCGTGCGATTCACCGGAGGGGAGAATGTGTATGAGCATCACCCGCCTGACATCAGAGCCTGGTGGCACGACGCTCCGCACCTTGATGGTCTAACGCTCGTCAGCACTGGAGTCACTGAAACAAACGGGTTTCAGCAGTTCACACCGACTTTGGTACCGTTTGTAACCTTTGGCACTCACATCTCCTCTTCGCTGTACTGCTGCAAGGTCAAGGGTCGCGCACACGCGTCACACACCTTCCCCAAACTGCAGAAACATGGCCGACAGtacacacctgcaacacacacatccACTACAAACATGACCGACAGTacacaatataccgtatttccttgaagtatgcacctgccttgatttactgccgggtcaaactcgcttcccaaaataattagcgcatgcttagtattaccgcctggtcaaactcgtgacgtcacgagtgacacttcccccgtcatcattttcaaaatacatGAGGCTgacttcaataccggtaatttgaaatcgcaaaaagggaagaggattgagagctattcagtaggatttaaggtccaagcttacatcacactcaaatttttactgcatgcctttggtaagtgccggagtgagaaggggttttaaaataattagcgcatgcttacttttaccgcatgcctttggtaagtgcaggagtgagaagaggttttaaattaattagcgccccggcagcaattcaaggaaatacggtattcaactactacaaacatggccgacagtatacatatatacaactaCTACAAAAATGGCCGCCTCATACTTGTCTACGCTATCAGGCGTGCCGGACTGGCCTGGTTAATTGACTTCCTAATACCATGTCTATAAGTAGTCTTGGCGGCTAGAGcttgactaacttcctggtagcctggctaacttcctggttgccggactaacttcctggtagcatgaCTAACTCTCTGGTAacatggctaacttcctggtagcttgaCTAACTCTCTGGTAacatggctaacttcctggtagcttgaCTAACTTCCTAATAGCATGGGTAACTTTCTggcagccctgcgatgaggtggcgacttgtccagggtgtacaccccttctgcccgattgtagctgagataggcaccagcgccccccgcgacaccaaagggatataaccggtagaaatggatggatggaactttctgGCAGCTTGGCTAACTTCCTAGTAGTAAGGCTAACTCTCTGGTAACATGGCTAACTTCCGggtagcttggctaacttcctggtagcttggctaacttccCGGTTGCTTGGCTAACTTCCGAGTAGCTTGGCTAACTCTCTGGTAACATggataacttcctggtagctttgCTAATTTTCTTGGAGCTTGGCTAACTTTATGGGAGCcggactaacttcctggtagccggACTAACTTCTTAGTAGCATGGCTAACTCTCTGGTGacatggctaacttcctggtagcatggCTAACTTCCTAGTAGCAAGGCTAACTCTCTGGTAACATGGCTAACTAACTGGTAGCTCGCGGCTAACTTTCGGGTAGCTTGGCTAACTTTGTGGTAGCCAGTCTAGCTTCCTTGTAGcatagctaacttcctggtagcttggctaactttctggtagcttggctaacttcctgg contains the following coding sequences:
- the plin6 gene encoding perilipin 6 translates to MIPFIWRVDDITQSDNQSRPQISSSKVALADPQQVPDFHSSSYSSHTSTLMGFGQEDMSHRQDHEMSAVLRVSHLPLLRSALQSVTSVYSEVKDRYPLLGLVGGVAEVGVRNASMVAMRRATPLMQTLRPQIEVANSFALVGLDQLEKTFPFLNQSTGEVMGHLKDAFFLTLDDVQLWMVDGMDGALDQLERLSHSAWMVVRQLQDSQVGRAATFGLDDVLTRIENATAYYLPLPPTLRREWEMRVQEYEDEDHDEEPGIWTRVRSLLLGLSLQLYHRMMKIQKQLEEAYRTLGDAADTVGLGRVMELVGDLLQYLQRLLVALLYRAESLRELTLGSVRGQVIMLMELRPVRQVRELPVQVQHLLGDLQELSKILLQLIINATPLYNMLQQPSEKEVEDFLNQEDLRSDSSSRRNSANSLFLKAMDGRPLRRRSLFSRAVRSPGPDTNTGRRSSLKQDSEAEGSPLPSEGTAYRRPSATELLLTPLKQFVSQSQKAFEYLNPNTAEECSNGTTD